Part of the Candidatus Brocadia sinica JPN1 genome, CTTGTGGGTAAAATTTAAAATGACAGAAAAACACCTCATAAATTACTCACAACGTGTTGGAAAGGTGGCAAACCTGGTAATCTTCCTTGGCATATTAGGTATCATCCTGAGTATCCTGGCATTAACCGTTAGCCAGGGACTTGCTCAACGCGGATATGGGTTTTACTCTATTACCATAGGGTTATTCATAATTGGACTTGGATACGGCATCCGCTATCGTTATAAATATTGTCTCTATGCCGCGATAGGTCTGTTTATAATTCTTTCGTGTAATTTTCTTTTCAGATTCTTTGTACATCACACCATGTATCTTACCCTGCGGCTGTCCTTATGCAGCTGGGTATCCTTTCGTCTCATCCAGTCTGTTTCTTCTATGCAAATGCTTATTGCAACGAATTCCTTTCCGGATAAAAGCAACCGTTTTATGGAACTTTTGTTAAAGCAAAAACGCTTATGACAATTTTAGATGAAATTTACCGGTATAAATTACTTGAAGTGGCAGAAAATAAAAAGCGGATTTCTGCTGAGGCATTGAAGAAAGATATTCAAAAAGGCCAAAATGTGATACCCTTTGGCAGGGCGTTAAAATCGGGCACCGGTATTAGCATTATTGCAGAGGTCAAAAAGGCTTCTCCGTCCCTCGGTATTATCAAAAATGATTTCGACCCAATCGGAATTGCCCGTCTTTATGAAGCAGGAGGAGCTGCGGCCATCTCTGTCCTTACGGACGAAAAATTCTTCCAGGGCAGATTGTCGTATTTAACTGACGTGAAGAAGTCCGTTGATTTGCCTGTTCTGAGAAAGGATTTCATCATTGATACATATCAAATTTATGAGGCACGTTCTGCCGGGGCCGATGCTTTACTGCTCATTGCCGCGATCCTCTCCAACGAGGAAATCCAGTGCTTTTTAGAACTGGCAAGAGAATTGGGTATGGATTGCCTGGTAGAAGTCCATTCAGAAACGGAATTACAAAAAGTCTTGCAAACAAACGCCATGATTATTGGTATCAATAATCGTGATCTCGCAACATTTAAGACCGATCTGGGTACCACTCTCCGGCTAAGATCGATGATTCCCGATGGAAAAATTGTTGTAAGCGAGAGTGGAATCAGATCACGAGAGGACGTGAGGAGATTGGCCGGCATCGGCGTCCATGCTATTTTAGTCGGAGAAACCCTGATGAAAAGTAATGATATACCAACCAAGCTCCACGAACTTTTGGGGATACCATAGTTATTACAGTTGAGCATCCAGCGCTGTCTTTAGGTCCTTCTTCGATTTCACGCCTATCATTTTGTTCACAACCTGTCCATTCTTAAACAGGATAATCGTGGGTATTGCAGTAATTCCAAACTTGGCAGGGGTGTTATTGTTTTCTTCCGTGTCCATTTTTCCTATCTTGGCCTTTCCTTTGTATTCCTTTGCCAGTTCGTCTATCACAGGGGCC contains:
- the trpC gene encoding indole-3-glycerol phosphate synthase TrpC, coding for MTILDEIYRYKLLEVAENKKRISAEALKKDIQKGQNVIPFGRALKSGTGISIIAEVKKASPSLGIIKNDFDPIGIARLYEAGGAAAISVLTDEKFFQGRLSYLTDVKKSVDLPVLRKDFIIDTYQIYEARSAGADALLLIAAILSNEEIQCFLELARELGMDCLVEVHSETELQKVLQTNAMIIGINNRDLATFKTDLGTTLRLRSMIPDGKIVVSESGIRSREDVRRLAGIGVHAILVGETLMKSNDIPTKLHELLGIP
- the trxA gene encoding thioredoxin; this translates as MSEDVAVITDANFDAEVVKSSIPVLVDFWAAWCGPCRQLAPVIDELAKEYKGKAKIGKMDTEENNNTPAKFGITAIPTIILFKNGQVVNKMIGVKSKKDLKTALDAQL